Below is a genomic region from Erigeron canadensis isolate Cc75 chromosome 7, C_canadensis_v1, whole genome shotgun sequence.
GTGTTGAAAATATCATCTATGTATTGACTACTTATATCGGCAAGTTTTATCACTATAACTTGTTTATATTGTTAGGGTTTTTTATCTCTGAAACTGTCGATGGAAAGATCAACATATGCTAAATGTTTAAGAATGGTCAACGAAAGATCAAGGTGTTTCAAAGGGATGAGATTTTTAAGTGAAATAGGTAAGCCCAGTTGATTTCCCAGTCACTTGATTATTCATCTATGGAAATAATGTTCATCATATATATCTTTCTGGTTACTTACCGGAATTCTGGCACCCCAACTTGATAATGCAATCAACTGGTTCAAGTTTGACATGGTATTGCCTTTACAAGCATTATGGTTTTAGGTTTCATATATGACATATAACTTAAGTACATAACTACTAGAATGTCCTAAGATGACGAATAAGGTTTTCtatatgtttgttattaaaTCCGGACATGATGCATAATGGTACAAGAAGACAGTGAATGAATACACAATTTGAAAAAATTGCAATATGGTTCTTTTATAATGGATGATTGATGGGTCTCATTTCCGCATATagtatcttttaaaaaaacaaatacatttCTCTATTGATTGGTGTAGGGCATGTTCCCACTCCTACTTAAGCTGAACAAAACTTGCGAGAAATGTAGTCTTTCCAACAGATTTTGACCATGATTATAAAAGGTCAAGTGAAAGGTTCCTGTTTCGGAAAATCATTCAACTTTAATACttttgtatgtaaatatatagaCACGAAACTCGCTGTTTACCTAGGAAAATTTAAGAATGAGGAGAAAGAATCGGATTGACTTACAAGTTTTTGTATATCAAAACTATGGTTAGTTTAACAATAAGATGTAGCTAAAGATTCACTCTCTTTTGCAACTTTATGACTTGAACTTTTGTACCCTTCGCTGAACAGGGGCCAACAGATGCGAGTTGCCTTATGCGGAGCATTAGGTAATGATATGGTGGTTAAATAGGAACATCATTCTAGTCCATATAGCTTCATTCTGACTTCCGTGACCCTCAAATATTATCTTGGTAAAGTAGTCACCTGCAATTTTGTATAGAACATAATCACCTGCAATTTTCTTGCAGGTAACCTTTGTCTCTCTGAGTTGTTCGTCCACATTGGTCATTGATAATGACTATATCCCAGCCTAGCACTCAAGGAAATCAAGGTCGTGATTAGGTAAGTGTATATGGAGGGTTTTCTAAATTTGAGTTGTATTGTGTTTGATTTGGGTATAGCTTCGTAGAGGCTGACTATTGACAATGACGACATCCCATCACTCAAGGAAATCAAGTAAGATGTTCTTATTTAGTATGACGTCGTAGAGGTTGTAGATACCGGGTTTCTGCTTTTCCAGGGTCAACACTCTACACTCTTCGGAAACTCCTAGATTAGGGGCGTGATAAAAAAGGTTGACCAATTACCCTTTAAGTTATGTTCTGACCTGCATGATGGTTATTACTTAACCAGGTCACAACATTAAGAAAGATGGAAATCACGAATATCTAAACCAAGAATAGATGGTTTAAGTTTGCGGCATTGGTCACATTTGCACGAAGGGGGCGTTAAGGTAGGAAGGAAACATTTTGGTGCTACTCATGTAAAAGTGATATGAAATTTCCAAGGACAAGGTATGTTTATTAGGGGTATAGTGAACCTTTTAGTATGCTCCCCTCTGGTTTGGACATTGTGTGGGTAGGtactttataaagcaaattagAAGGTGACccatttgattttatttatatgttatgTTCAATGATCTTTTGTAAGTTTATATACCATTTGCctatataaaaacataagtgAATATAACTCATTGATAATAACCAAAGGGTTTACTTGGGTGAGGTTATGACTCGGTGCTTAGGTGGCATGGGCCTAGACGTAGTAACATAGGTGGGTTAGTTCAAAATGGGTAAACTTTATCTATGGATTCAGATGTGTAGTTTTCTAAAATGGGCTGGTGAGGTTAGGTTTGCCTAAAACACAttttttccaaactattttttatatcaatggGCATGCTACATATCAACGCAAAAACTTTAttactatatctatacttctttataaagattatacacccccctcaaaatagaaatagttactcaaatgtcacatacgaaattactaaattgccccttaataaaaacccactatggaaagagttttataaattaccaactttgcccttaatgaattaatttacaccataaacctttattttaataattaacactttaagcccttatcttcttaTAGTAAATGTTCAGATTTGGGATTTTTACTACCCcggttttaatatctttttacaGGATACATTGTTTGGGGTGGCCGGGTGGGGTTGGCCCAGGGGTAGATGTCAAGGGTTATTGGATTTGCCTTAAAGTTAATTGCTTGAGTAccaaaaatataagttttatagaTTTTGGGGCTTGCCATGGCCACCCTTGACCACCACATATGGCGGCCACGGGCTATGTGTGACTTTTTATTCATTAGAGTGTGAAAGTGGTTGTTGTATGCTATAGCTACATTGATATAGGTATAGATAATtggaaatttgatggaattaaTTTTTGGGAAGGGGTGGTAGGAGTCTATTGTCACATTTGATAACACACATATAGTGAGATAAAGTACAATCAGAGCAACCAAATTCTTTATACCGTTTCTTTATTCTTGGGTCCACAACTACCAGCTCCTACACCTTTCTTCTTCATAGGCTCGGGTTTTGGTCTAGGGAAAATAAGTCGTATTCTGTTCCTGAATTTCCATAGAATACTTATGTTTTACTTTACGCAGCAGATTTCAACACGTTTACTTAATATGCAGTTGATTTGGCTATGGTTCATATCAAATGTGTAAGAGTTAGAGAAACGGGGAAGTTACCTGTTTAAACGTATTTCGTCGTCTAATTACTAAAGGGTTGAACTTGCTAAAGGAGGGTCAGAAGAAggttgattatgtttattggCGGTTCCCTATTGGTGATGGAGGCTACTCCACGCCACTAATATAATCAGAGCAAAATGTGTAGGTGTGTGAAAACATGATCCtcaaatgaatgattgagaggagtatttatagaggCTGAGGAGACAAGATCTGAGTACTTGTCTCCTATGACGTTTTAGTACGATTTGGAGCCCGTTGGGAGCGTACCTCCCTCAACGGCGATTGGCTTAGCATTACATCATCTTGTCCTGTTGGTCGGCCACGTGTTATTCACATGACATTCTATTTGTTCTATTATGTTGGATCCGGAGCTTGGTCCGGATCATGTGTTTACTTCTATTCGGGAGCTACGCTGCTTTATATGTAATCGTTTATATTCGGGAGCGTATTTGGGAGCTACGTTGCTTTATATGTAATCGTTTATATTCGGGAGCGTATTTGGGAGCTAAGCTGCTTTATGTTGTTTTGGTCGAGTCATAGTGCTAACTAGGATAGTGCACTATCAAGCCCCCCAGCTTGGCATTGTAATACTTAGAATGCtaagttaaaaataaagaaaaaggggcgCTAAGCAATGTGTTCTTTCTGGAACGTGTTTTAGGGTTCTTTCCTCTAGTTTGAATTCATATTGGTGTTTGGATATCAATCTCGAATGTTCATCATACTTTACCCTTCccctttttgaaaaaataacaaaaacaaaagctaCTCCAAAGTATTCTAAACATTCCTCTGTTTTTTTtagctaatataataatatatacaaattcgtatctattatttatttgttattttatttttttctttggaAAGTATCTTACTTCGATCCGGGTTTTCCAAAAAATACCCTGCTTAATTTGTGAAATGTCTCATCAAGGAGACATTATAAGAAAGGGGGAAGGACTCTCATTTATCTCTTTTtactctttttactttcacttttctctctcaaaaaacCTTTTATTCCCTTTAGTTCCTCCTTCCACCCACCGATCCGGAGCATCCTTGTGGCTCGCGAGTACCCGAACAGGCCAAAGCCGGAGCCTGTGACACCTACCTAACCGGAGCCTATATCCCGGCTGGAGCGTACGCTCCTGATCTGTGGCCTTTGTGTTTGCTGTCCTTTGATTTCCAGGGAATATATCCCGATTGGAGCATATACTCTCGATCCGGATCCGTAGCCTCCTTCCTAATTTTCGGAGCATACCACCGATCTGGAACCTTTTCGACTCCCGTAGCCCGCAGCGCCGATCCGGAGCCTCTCTTAGGTTTTCCATAGCCTACACCACCGATTCGGTGCTCCTTTAATTTCCGAAGCTTCAACTGCCGAAGCCGGAGCATACACTGTCTACTCCGGTCGGATCCGGAGCATAAGCCACCTAACCCGCTGAAACCGGAGCATATACTGGCCTTCTTTACGTTTCGGAACACACGCTCCTAGTCCGGAGCATCTGCTGCCAGATCGGAGCCTTCCTTTGGTTCCTCGGTTCTCGGTCGCCAGACACGGAGCCTACATTACCGAAACTGGAGCGAAGTTTACAGATACATAACACCTTTTTTAGGTTTGTCTTACCATTTCATCTTATCTTTATTGTACTCCTTTCGAGAAGGGTAACATGCGTCTTCCTTTCACTGACTTTTATTGTAGAGTGCTTAACCATTTCCGAGTCCATGTTTCTCAAGTGAATCCTTATGGTAACATTAGGGTGACTATGTTTGAGCTTTCTTGTCGGAGTTGTGGGAGGGAGCCTAGTCTTACTTTGTTTAGGAGGTTCTTTAGGTTAGCTAAAGCTGGGAGCTGGTACACTTTCGAGAAGCGTCCTGAAGATGAGGTGGTGAGTGTGTAACTGGGGTACCGTCTTCCATTAAAGGTTGGAAAACTCGGTTCTTTTATGTTGATGAGTCTGTGATACCTTCTAACTATCCTTTCGCTCGGACCAAACGAAAAAAGTCTAGAGGGAATATGTCTTTTGAGCTTCCATCTAGCGGGTTCGACATGTCTTTAGTTGTCGAGATGACTAAAGACCGGAGCCTATCCTTTATCTTACCGGCTTATCCAAGCTATGGTCCCATCATCCTGCTATTCCTAAGATAGCCGTTGGAGGGCGGGGTATGGTTCCGGACTACTTTTCATTAGATCTTTATTTAATTCAATATTGTTTTCGTTATCCTTCATTATTTTGTTGTTATTACTTATTCGCATATACATGCCTTTACtaactttaactttatttttgtagCGATGGAGCTTAGAGGATATCTTAGAGATGGTCACAAGAATGGTTCCTTTACTCCTAATCCTCCCAATACCGCAGCTGTTCCTTTAAAAGATTTTACTAATGAGATAGCTATTGCCCCCGAGGGAGATGACTTTGTGGAAGGCGACTCGGATCCTCCTTCTGATAATGAAGTTGCAGCCTCTCATCCTGTTTCCGGTGTTGACAATTATGTCCCTTTTGGTACGACGGTCACTCCACAGAAGAAAAGGAAGCTTACTCGTAATGCTCCCTTTGACTCACAGGTTCCATCGATCCATGAGGAGGGTACTAGCTCTGCTGCTCCCCATCGTACCCATTCTGATCCACCTAGACGCGGCATAATACTTGTGCATGGTGGTAGGCCATTGCCTCCACTCGGGCCTGGTAAGGGTAAGGAGCGTAAAACTTTGGAGGAATTTAGTGCAGGAGCAGGGGTAGACGGTGGAGAAAAGGAAGATGAGGAAGGTGAGGACCCTCCTCTAGATGTTCCCCAGGGTACATTTGTTCCTCCATTCAGTAAAGTTACGCACATGAGTACCCTTGAGGACGGTGAGGAACGTCTTGATTTTGTCCGAAACATCATGGTGCCTCATCGGATGCAGATGACTGAAAAGATGCGTAAGAATGAGTTCGTAGATTTTGCTAATGGAGCCGGGATTGATATCCTCAACGCGCTGGTATGTTGCtcccttctctttttttttttttgttaattatatagTCATGCTCGTGTTATGTATGCTCCCTTATTattaacttgttataatttTGATATCTTGTAGTCAGGGTACATGACACGCCTCTCTCTTTCCGAGGATGAACGACACAAGCTCAAGAAGCAGAATGGCAAATTAAAAGAACAAGTGAAGTTGTTGGAAGATTCTGAAGGGCGTGCTCGTCAGCATACTGATCTTAAGGTTCTCACTGAGAAGCTTGATTTGAAGGATTGTGAGATAGAGAGTCTGCGGGAGCAGCTAGGAAAAGTCCGGAATGAGAAGAATGGATGGAAAGATAAATATAATGAAGCTAAACAGCAATCTGAAGGTTTTGCTGCAGATCTCGTGGATCTAAGAAATCAGATGACCAAGCTTCAAGACAGTAGGACTAGGCGTGTCAAAGAAGCTGAGGAGGCTGTTGCTGAAAAGAAGCTACTTGTGGAGAGTTTGCCtttgttgtttaaaaaattCTTGAAAAGTGATGAATTTAGTGAAGTGCTTACCAAACTACAATCTCATGCCATGGCAGCGGGTGGTCATAAGGTTCTTCACAACCTTCCTCGTAAGTATCTGAAGGTTGATCCTACTACACTGGATGGACATAAACCGACTGCTATGGATACTCTCTATGCTGCTGCCTCTCAGATGGAGGATATGGTCTTCCCCTACGTTACGCATTGGCTTCTAGCTTTGAGCTTACCACTGATGAGATCCTTGCCATTGATCCGGAGGTGATTCCGGAAGATGATTGATTGGTACCACTTATCTTTAGTGTTGATTGTCTCGGCCCTGCGTGGCTTTATTGATGCCTTTGTTGGCAATGtatgaacatttttattttctcttgTTCTGTTTGTGTACTCGGAGTTATGGTTGTGATGTATTGAGAACAATTACTTTACTTTCCTTTATCATTTATGCgtgttaactattaattacttgcCATGCTTTCTTGTTATAAGGTACAGCGATGCTCCCTTTTAATTTGATGGAGCATGCTATTTGCTTTTGATAGACTTTTCATCGATATGTGATGGAACATGCTACTTAGTTTTTCTTTGAGTTGTTAAAATATGATGGAGCAtgctatttaatttaatataggAGCATGTGATGGAGCATGCTTGTGCAATATCGATGAAGGAGCATGCAATTTCTTGTCATGAAGTACATCGATGTTCTATTCTCGTTTGATGGAGCATGCTATTTGGTTTTGATAGAATTTTCATCAACACATAATGGAGCACGCTACTTAGCTTAATAAAGGAGCATGCGATGGAACATgcttatatattttgataaaggAGCATGTGATGGTacatgtttatataattttgatgaaggaGCATGTGATGGAACAtgcttatataattttgatgaaggaGCATGTGATGGAACAtgcttatataattttgatgaaggaGCATGTGATGGAACACGCTTATATAAATTTGATGAAGGAGCATGTGATGGAACACgcttatataattttgatgaaggaGCATGTGATGGAACAtgcttatataattttgatggaGGAGCATGTGATGGAACAtgcttatataattttgatgaaggaGCATACTATTGTATCAGGTTGCCGTTCGGGAACGGGCTTACATAAGCTCCTAGTTTTTGCTCCATATTGTGCATCAATGAGCGTGATCATTGTGAACTTATCGCTGTAAGTTGTTTTGCACAAGACAAGTATATGTAAATTAGTTGTTTAGCTGCAGCTTTTCATTAAAAGTTCTGGCCGCAGCCATGCTCCAACCCGGATAATCGGGCTTAATTACAAAAAACATGTGGCCTGAGCCTACATGGAgcatttaatttgttatatttacacaaaatggACAAAGTAAGAGAATTTTTCTAAACGGGTGCTCTTCTTTCACTGCTTCAAGATAAGAGGATTTCTTTCGCTTATCACAAGTAACATCTTTTCAGTTGTGCTCCATTCCAAGTTCTGGGGAGGCCTTCTCCCTCCATAGTGGCTAACTTGTATGCACCATTTCCACATGCCTCAATTACAATGTAAGGACCTTCCCATTGGGGTCCCAATTTCCCAAGATTTTCTACCTTGCTCGCCTCATTGTTGCGAAAAACAAATTCTCCGGGAAGGAAACTCTCTCTACGAACTCTCTTTTCATAGTATCTTTTCGTTTGGCTTTTGTGTTGGGCTTCTCTAATCGTTGCTATTTCTCTTCGTTCTTCTAAAAGATCCAAATTTGTTAGGAGCTGATGCTCATTTTCCTCATCGCTTAGAAATCTTCTTCTGGTGGGAACACTCACTTCTGGTGGGGTCATAGCTTCGGTACCATACACCAAGCTGTATGGTTTGACTCCATTGCTTGTCTTTGGTGTAGTTATGTGTGCCCATAACACTTGATGAAGCTCTTCCACCCATCCGGAATGGCTCATTCCCAATCTTGCTTTTATTCCTTGTACAATTGCTTTGTTAGTTACTTCTACTTGACCGTTGGCTTGTGGATGTGCCACGGAAGTGAAAGATTGTTCGATTTCTAGGTTTTCACAAAATGCTCTGAAGACTCCTTCACAAAATTGCTTCCCGTTGTCACTCACTATCGTTTTTGGTATTCCAAATCTCGTGACAACATGCTCCCACACAAACTTTTCCATGTGCTTCCCTGAAATTACCGCCAGTGGTTTAACTTCTACCCATTTAGTAAAGTAATCTATGGCTACCACTAGAAACTTCAATCTTCCTGGAGCAGGTGGAAAAGGACCCACTATATCAATACCCCACTTAGAGAATGGCCACGCTGAGGACACGGGTATCATACTGTTCTTGGGAGCCTTTGAAACAGATGAATGTATTTGACAGGAATCACAGTTCCAAATTTCTGCTTCCACATCTTGGTACATGGATGGTCAATAGTACCCCATCGTTCCTATTTTAGCTATCACCATTCTTGGTCCAGCATGTAGGCCACAAGATCCTCTATGCACTTCGTGTATTATTCCCTTAGCTTGGTTTGGACCTACGCACCTGAGTAGGGGTCCCATATATGACCTTTTGTATAGTCCTTCTTCTTGAAGTTCATATTGGGGTGCTTTTACTCTTATCTTTCGGGCTTGATCTCTGTCTGCTGGGAGCAAGCCGCTAGTAAGATACTCTATATTTGGCGTCATCCATGTTGGTCCTTCTTCTTCTATAACATTCACTTCTGGTTCTTCAATTGATCTTTTTTCCAATACTTCTACCAGGACTTCTTCTGTTAAGTGAGCAAAGGAGGTGGATGCAAGCTTACTTAAGGCATCCgctattttgtttttgtttcggCTGATGTTCGATATTCGGAATGATCGAAACTTCTCTTTTATCTCCTTGACCTTTTCTAGATATTTTTTCATTAATGGCTCCTTTGCTTCATAGGTACCATTTACTTGGAAGGCTACAATTTGAGAGTCCACATGAGCATGGACATGCTTCACGCCCATTGCTTTTGCTATTCGAAGACCTGCTAGTAATGCTTCGTATTCTGCCGCATTGTTTGAGGCTTTGAAATTGAATCTTAAAGCATAAGTAAATTCTTTTCCTTCTGGGCTTGTCAAGATAAGTCCAGCCCCGGACCCGTCTGCACTTGAAGCTCCATCCGTGAAAAGCTTCCACACAGGGTCCTCGGAGCTTGATTCTGCATCCTCCGGGAGTGTTACTTCAGGTTCTTTTCGCTTCTTTTTAGCATCTTTGACTGGTGTCTCGGCTATGAAATCTGCTAATACTTGTCCTTTAATGGAACTTCTTGGCCGAAACTCAATTTCATGCTCCCCCAATTCTATTGCCCATTTTGCTAGCCTTCCCGAAGCTTCCGGCCTTGCTAACACTTGCTTGATGGGCTTATTTGTTAACACTTGGATGGTATGAGCTTGAAAATACCTTCTTAGCCTTCTTGCCGCATGTATGAGTGCTAATGCTAGTTTCTCTATTTCTGAGTATCTAGTTTCAGGCCCTTGGAGCACCCTACTTACATAGTATACTGGCATCTGGTTGTCTCTCACATTTGCCATCAAAACTGCACTTACAACTTCTTCCGATGTTGCCAGATACATCTGGAGCACCTCCCCCTTCCCTGGAGCCACCATGGTTGGGAGGTGGTCCAAATATTCTTTTAGCTCCACAAAAGCCTTTTCTGCTTCGGGCGTCCAATGGAAACTTTGTTTGTCGGTGCATCCTTTTAGAGTTTTGAAAAAAGGAAGGGACCGATCTGCTGATTTTGATAAGAAGCGGTGAAGTGCTGCTAGCTTCCCGTTCAGACTTTGCACTTCCTTCAATGTTCTTGGGGATTTCATACTTTTGATTTCCTTCACCTTTTTCGAGTCTGGGCGTATACCCTGCTTTGTTATTATATGGCCCAAGAACTGCCCTTCTTTCATGCCAAAATGACACTTCTTCGGGTTGAGCTTCATTCCTATGGACCTTAACGTTTCAAGAGTCTCTTGAATGTCCCACAACATATCTTCCTCCGTTCTACTTTTTATGACCATGTCATCCACATACGCTTCTAGGTTCCTCCCTATTTGGCCACTAAAAGCTTTGTCAATAAGTCTTTGATACGTTGCTCCAGCATTCTTGAGGCCGAATGGCATCTTCTTGAAGCAGTATATTCCTTCTCCGGTGTAGAACGCTGTTTTTTCCTCATCATCTTTATGCATCTGAATTTGGTGGTACCCTTTATACGCATCCAAAAAACACTTCAATTTGAAGCCCATCAAAGACTCGACCTTCCAGTCTATCTCAGGTAGCAAGTAACAATCTTTCGGGCAAGCTTTGTTTATATCCGTAAAGTCCATGCACATTCTCCAACCACCATCATGCTTTTTTACCATTACTGGGTTTGCTACCCAGCTTTGGTATTTAACCTCTCGAAGTATGCCTGCTTTAACTAGATCCGATACTTGTTCTTGTGCTGCTCGTTCCCGCTCCGGAGCTAGGCTCATTCTTTTTTGTTTGATGGGTTCGACATGTGGACGAACATTTAACCTATGCTGTGTATCGAACACTTCATCTCCAAACTTGAGTTGCCTTGGTACCCCTATCATGTCTGAAGGAGCCCATGCAAATACGTCTTTGTTTAATCGGAGCATGTCTTTAAGCTGCTTCTTGACCTTTGTTGGCAACTGCTTCCCTATGGATATAGACTGATCTGGATATTCaggattaataaatattttctgTGCTTCGTTATTTAGCTCCAGCTTCTTTGGTTTCGGtgcttcacttgttggagcttCTACTTGTGCACAATGGTGAGGCTTCCTATATTCGGAACGTACACATCCAACTCCATTTCTTGTCGGGAACATGGCTAAACCGTGGAGTGGG
It encodes:
- the LOC122608983 gene encoding uncharacterized protein LOC122608983, which codes for MKIPFESCLTCKPRKKFSSNRGTLFTPTRPQRDVLAAERLPPRDRSKGKEKDLTKFCEFHNDHGHDTNDCRILKIKMKEAMKTGRLSNLIKELKEQHPKNDQRRQNVVEPMGPKQEPLDEPIMMVKYARERHFTEGERQRWEQTAITFPMLPPDEGTEGPILIKAVIGNHPVNRVHLDTGSGCEIMYEHCFLKLRAALRMKRRDSGNALVGFSGEKSCPLGEINLKVVIGEHPRTRMEELTFIIIRAESPYNVILGRTAMRRMGIIPSPLHGLAMFPTRNGVGCVRSEYRKPHHCAQVEAPTSEAPKPKKLELNNEAQKIFINPEYPDQSISIGKQLPTKVKKQLKDMLRLNKDVFAWAPSDMIGVPRQLKFGDEVFDTQHRLNVRPHVEPIKQKRMSLAPERERAAQEQVSDLVKAGILREVKYQSWVANPVMVKKHDGGWRMCMDFTDINKACPKDCYLLPEIDWKVESLMGFKLKCFLDAYKGYHQIQMHKDDEEKTAFYTGEGIYCFKKMPFGLKNAGATYQRLIDKAFSGQIGRNLEAYVDDMVIKSRTEEDMLWDIQETLETLRSIGMKLNPKKCHFGMKEGQFLGHIITKQGIRPDSKKVKEIKSMKSPRTLKEVQSLNGKLAALHRFLSKSADRSLPFFKTLKGCTDKQSFHWTPEAEKAFVELKEYLDHLPTMVAPGKGEVLQMYLATSEEVVSAVLMANVRDNQMPVYYVSRVLQGPETRYSEIEKLALALIHAARRLRRYFQAHTIQVLTNKPIKQVLARPEASGRLAKWAIELGEHEIEFRPRSSIKGQVLADFIAETPVKDAKKKRKEPEVTLPEDAESSSEDPVWKLFTDGASSADGSGAGLILTSPEGKEFTYALRFNFKASNNAAEYEALLAGLRIAKAMGVKHVHAHVDSQIVAFQVNGTYEAKEPLMKKYLEKVKEIKEKFRSFRISNISRNKNKIADALSKLASTSFAHLTEEVLVEVLEKRSIEEPEVNVIEEEGPTWMTPNIEYLTSGLLPADRDQARKIRVKAPQYELQEEGLYKRSYMGPLLRCVGPNQAKGIIHEVHRGSCGLHAGPRMVIAKIGTMGYY